A window of the Nitrospira sp. genome harbors these coding sequences:
- a CDS encoding FAD:protein FMN transferase, whose translation MRLPGGDDLRKAMVSLVLTGLVGCVEVSPVPESVVVKRTQMHMGTLVSITAVASDKKVAQGAIQAGFDEIKRLERLLSTWSSASELSHVNDAAGRHPVEVSRETFDIVARSIEIARLTQGGFNIAVGPAVDLWSVTERQYIPSDAELDQLKALVDWTNIQLDRDARTIFLPCGGMRIDVGGIGKGYAADHAVDEMKQAGAQGGVVALSGDIKTFGALPDAGGFPVGINHPREEGALIAVIDLKDEAISTAGDYERFFERDGVRYHHILDPQTLQPARDCQSVTVIAKDGTMADGLDTGIFVLGPERGMALVERLPHVEAIIIDHEGKMTVSSGLRDRLRAP comes from the coding sequence ATGAGGTTGCCAGGCGGAGATGATCTCAGAAAAGCGATGGTCAGCCTTGTACTTACCGGTTTGGTCGGCTGCGTGGAGGTGTCACCCGTTCCCGAGTCTGTCGTTGTCAAGCGGACGCAGATGCACATGGGGACGCTGGTTTCGATTACCGCAGTGGCGTCCGATAAGAAGGTGGCGCAAGGGGCGATTCAGGCTGGGTTCGATGAAATCAAACGTCTCGAACGGTTGTTGAGTACCTGGAGTTCCGCAAGCGAACTATCCCACGTCAATGATGCAGCTGGTCGTCATCCTGTCGAAGTCAGCCGGGAGACCTTCGACATCGTGGCGCGATCCATCGAGATAGCTCGCCTGACGCAAGGGGGGTTCAATATCGCCGTCGGTCCTGCCGTCGACTTGTGGAGTGTTACCGAGCGACAGTACATTCCGAGCGATGCCGAGTTGGATCAGCTCAAGGCTCTGGTCGATTGGACGAACATTCAGCTCGATCGGGATGCCCGGACGATCTTCCTACCTTGCGGGGGAATGCGGATCGATGTGGGCGGAATTGGAAAGGGCTATGCCGCAGACCATGCGGTCGATGAAATGAAACAGGCCGGCGCACAGGGAGGAGTTGTTGCCTTGTCTGGCGATATCAAAACGTTCGGCGCGCTCCCAGACGCAGGAGGATTCCCGGTAGGTATCAATCATCCTCGTGAAGAAGGGGCGCTGATTGCCGTTATCGACCTGAAGGATGAGGCCATTTCAACGGCCGGAGATTACGAACGGTTCTTTGAACGGGACGGTGTTCGCTACCATCATATCCTGGACCCCCAAACCTTGCAGCCGGCACGTGATTGTCAGAGCGTCACAGTCATCGCCAAGGATGGTACGATGGCTGATGGTTTGGACACAGGGATTTTTGTGTTGGGGCCTGAGCGCGGGATGGCCTTGGTGGAACGCTTGCCGCATGTTGAGGCGATCATCATCGACCATGAAGGAAAGATGACCGTTTCATCCGGGCTCCGTGATCGGCTGCGTGCGCCATAG
- a CDS encoding class I SAM-dependent methyltransferase, translating into MKQLIPSDIETYAEAHSIPESSVCRALREETHRTMEHSQMLVGPLEGAFLKMMTQLVGAKRVLEIGMFTGYSALCFAEALPEDGTVITCEIDEKSATLARRFIAQSPFGGKISIRMGPALDTMKTLNGPFDLIFIDADKTNYLNYYRRSLDLLAPKGVILIDNVLWSGEVLKQPPHDESTAAIQELNRTVAADLRVTAVLVTIRDGIFVIRRAESSKSR; encoded by the coding sequence ATGAAACAATTGATTCCGTCCGACATCGAAACGTACGCCGAAGCCCATTCCATCCCGGAGTCCTCGGTCTGTCGTGCGCTGCGTGAAGAGACCCATCGGACCATGGAGCACTCCCAGATGCTGGTCGGTCCTTTGGAAGGGGCCTTCCTCAAAATGATGACGCAGTTGGTGGGCGCGAAGCGCGTGCTCGAGATCGGGATGTTTACCGGCTACAGCGCGTTGTGCTTTGCTGAAGCCCTGCCGGAAGATGGGACTGTGATCACCTGCGAAATCGATGAGAAGTCGGCGACGCTGGCGAGGCGCTTTATCGCGCAATCGCCTTTTGGAGGCAAGATCAGCATCCGAATGGGACCGGCTCTTGATACCATGAAAACACTGAACGGCCCCTTTGACCTGATCTTCATCGATGCCGATAAAACTAATTATCTCAATTATTACCGACGGTCGCTCGACCTGCTTGCCCCAAAGGGCGTGATCTTGATCGACAACGTGCTCTGGAGCGGCGAAGTCTTGAAACAGCCGCCGCATGACGAATCCACCGCCGCCATTCAGGAACTCAATCGGACCGTAGCAGCTGATCTCCGCGTCACCGCCGTCCTGGTCACGATTCGCGATGGGATTTTTGTGATAAGAAGGGCAGAAAGTTCCAAATCGCGGTGA
- a CDS encoding biopolymer transporter ExbD has protein sequence MERNIDQINVIPLVDVMLVLLVIVLTTATFISTGQIPVNLAKAKEVSDHKDVPIVISLTADGNLFLNDAPVPSGGLPSVLAARARESAVVVRADKVTLLEKFVALVDEIRGLGFQQVSLEVVRL, from the coding sequence ATGGAACGGAACATTGATCAAATCAACGTCATCCCGCTCGTGGATGTCATGTTGGTCCTTCTCGTCATCGTGCTGACCACCGCCACCTTCATCAGCACGGGACAGATTCCCGTCAACTTGGCTAAGGCCAAAGAGGTCAGCGACCACAAGGATGTTCCCATCGTGATTTCATTGACTGCGGATGGAAACTTGTTTCTAAATGATGCTCCGGTTCCATCCGGGGGCCTCCCATCGGTCTTGGCCGCCAGAGCTCGCGAATCGGCCGTGGTCGTGCGAGCGGACAAGGTCACATTGCTCGAAAAATTCGTCGCGCTGGTCGATGAGATTCGTGGCCTAGGCTTTCAGCAGGTCAGCTTGGAGGTCGTTCGGCTGTGA
- a CDS encoding type II toxin-antitoxin system VapC family toxin gives MKFWDASALLPLCLQERESPSLRKLLQTDQSIVAWWASPIECLSALARLRREEALGIEEDKQAQVILRALVAAWTEVEPGEAVREQAARVLRLHPLRAADSLQLAAALVWCQGNPSQREFVCLDQRLREAGRREGFNILPRG, from the coding sequence ATGAAGTTTTGGGACGCTTCCGCTCTGCTCCCGCTGTGTCTTCAGGAACGCGAAAGTCCCTCTCTCAGAAAACTGCTTCAGACAGACCAATCCATCGTCGCGTGGTGGGCCTCGCCGATTGAGTGCCTGTCGGCTCTCGCAAGACTGAGACGAGAGGAGGCTCTTGGTATCGAAGAAGATAAGCAGGCACAAGTTATCCTACGAGCCTTGGTGGCCGCTTGGACAGAGGTAGAACCGGGTGAAGCTGTGCGGGAGCAGGCCGCTCGCGTCTTGCGACTGCATCCCTTACGAGCCGCCGATTCCCTGCAATTAGCGGCGGCCCTGGTATGGTGTCAAGGCAATCCATCTCAACGAGAGTTTGTGTGCCTCGACCAACGACTGCGAGAGGCTGGGCGTCGAGAAGGTTTTAACATCTTGCCCCGAGGTTGA
- the exbB gene encoding TonB-system energizer ExbB, with the protein MMDALKNTIDYGIIGLLLALSLWSVAVAVERWLFYRRVNFSQFSNARLLEITLTKRLVIIGTVAANAPYIGLLGTVLGIMLTFHTMGTSGTMAVNTIMIGLSLALKATAIGLLVAIPCVVMNNVLRRRVTELLTEYGVQHGTEH; encoded by the coding sequence ATGATGGATGCGCTGAAGAATACCATTGATTATGGGATCATCGGGCTCTTGCTGGCCCTGAGCCTCTGGTCTGTCGCGGTTGCCGTCGAACGCTGGCTCTTCTACCGACGGGTCAATTTCTCACAGTTTTCAAATGCCCGGCTGCTGGAAATCACGTTGACCAAGCGCCTCGTGATTATCGGCACAGTGGCCGCCAATGCTCCGTATATCGGCCTGCTCGGAACTGTCCTGGGAATCATGTTGACGTTCCACACGATGGGAACGTCGGGAACGATGGCGGTCAACACCATCATGATCGGCTTGAGTCTGGCATTGAAGGCGACTGCCATCGGTCTATTAGTCGCCATTCCCTGCGTCGTGATGAACAATGTGCTTCGGCGTCGCGTCACCGAACTTCTGACTGAGTATGGAGTGCAACATGGAACGGAACATTGA
- a CDS encoding type II toxin-antitoxin system prevent-host-death family antitoxin — MKRAAVSTLKATLSACLAKVKAGDEVLVVERGKPIAKLVPLSKDSHESDTLRDLARAGLVRLGTGKLPAGFWKLPRPKDRQGRGLKALLTDRSEGR; from the coding sequence ATGAAACGTGCGGCAGTTTCGACGCTGAAAGCCACCCTGAGTGCCTGTCTTGCCAAGGTCAAAGCCGGTGACGAGGTACTGGTGGTCGAGCGAGGGAAGCCTATCGCGAAGCTCGTGCCCCTGTCGAAAGACAGTCATGAGAGTGACACCCTGCGCGATCTCGCTCGTGCCGGGCTGGTTCGCTTGGGAACCGGCAAATTACCGGCCGGCTTCTGGAAACTGCCCCGGCCCAAAGATCGACAGGGTCGAGGGCTCAAAGCACTCCTGACGGATCGGTCAGAGGGGCGATGA
- a CDS encoding Fur family transcriptional regulator: MMAKHVKEMEVLKEHLGKHQLKFTRQRELILDAFLKQEHITAEAMYHQLARKDPHLGLATIYRTLNLFCDAGLAQARHFGTQTQFDNVSHKGHHDHLICTGCGKIVEFENCDIERLQEEVASRNGFTIQTHRLELYGLCSRCRH, encoded by the coding sequence ATGATGGCGAAACATGTCAAAGAAATGGAGGTCCTGAAGGAGCATCTTGGGAAGCACCAGCTCAAATTTACGCGGCAGCGTGAATTGATCCTCGATGCCTTTCTGAAGCAGGAACACATCACGGCCGAAGCGATGTACCATCAGCTGGCGCGCAAAGATCCTCACCTGGGCCTCGCGACCATCTACCGTACACTCAATCTCTTCTGCGACGCAGGCCTGGCCCAGGCCAGGCACTTCGGTACGCAAACCCAGTTCGACAATGTGTCGCATAAGGGCCATCATGACCATCTTATTTGCACAGGCTGTGGGAAAATAGTGGAGTTCGAGAACTGCGACATTGAGCGGCTTCAGGAAGAAGTGGCATCGCGGAACGGTTTTACCATCCAAACTCACCGCCTCGAGCTCTACGGACTCTGCTCTCGCTGCCGTCATTGA
- a CDS encoding extracellular solute-binding protein gives MRLFYRRSPRATAIASQLKLLGVSVACILALFWLIMPPFASAAEKLTVYSGRAERLIKPVLDEFTAKTGIQIELLSSGTMELVNRMKAEGKRSPADVFITNDAGSLEMARAAGLLRPLNMREVERAIPPQFRASDSSWVGLSGRFWIVVYNTTMVKPDQITSLLDLANPKWKDKIAIPNAGSEYLQAGVSVIRASVGDDQTRKFLEGLRDNAGTRVYQKSSQIVEAVAKGQVAMGIVNHYYVYRHLATQPTAPLAVLMPDQQEGGMGAIMNVAGIGILKHTPRLENAKLLVEFLVAQAGQKLFADLDKEYPLHPEVKADPALIERKSFRAALVPLSKLAELREPTLLLIEQVGMR, from the coding sequence ATGCGTTTATTTTACCGACGTTCACCTCGCGCCACGGCTATTGCCTCTCAACTCAAGCTCCTCGGTGTTTCAGTTGCCTGCATCCTCGCGCTCTTTTGGTTGATCATGCCGCCCTTCGCATCGGCTGCCGAGAAATTGACCGTCTATTCCGGTCGAGCTGAACGGCTGATCAAACCGGTACTCGATGAGTTTACCGCGAAGACCGGTATTCAAATAGAGTTGCTCTCCTCCGGCACCATGGAGTTGGTGAATCGAATGAAGGCAGAAGGGAAGCGCAGCCCTGCCGATGTCTTTATTACCAACGATGCCGGCAGTCTGGAAATGGCTCGCGCTGCGGGACTCCTTCGCCCATTGAACATGCGGGAGGTCGAACGGGCCATCCCTCCCCAGTTTCGCGCATCGGACAGCAGTTGGGTCGGTTTGTCAGGACGGTTTTGGATCGTTGTGTACAACACGACGATGGTGAAACCCGATCAGATCACGTCGTTGCTGGACTTGGCCAACCCGAAATGGAAGGACAAGATCGCCATTCCGAACGCCGGCAGCGAATATTTGCAAGCGGGTGTGTCGGTCATCCGCGCGAGCGTCGGTGACGATCAAACCAGGAAATTTCTTGAAGGCCTTCGGGACAATGCCGGCACCAGGGTTTATCAAAAGAGCTCGCAGATCGTCGAGGCCGTCGCGAAGGGTCAGGTCGCCATGGGTATCGTCAATCACTATTACGTGTACCGACATCTCGCGACACAACCCACTGCTCCGCTGGCGGTATTGATGCCCGATCAACAGGAAGGAGGCATGGGCGCCATCATGAATGTGGCGGGCATCGGCATTCTAAAACACACTCCCCGCTTGGAGAACGCCAAATTGCTCGTGGAGTTTCTCGTGGCACAAGCCGGTCAGAAGCTGTTCGCCGACCTCGACAAGGAGTACCCACTCCATCCTGAGGTCAAGGCCGACCCAGCTCTGATCGAACGCAAGAGCTTTCGAGCGGCCCTGGTGCCTTTGAGCAAGCTGGCCGAACTGCGGGAACCCACATTGCTTCTCATCGAGCAGGTGGGGATGCGGTAA
- a CDS encoding ABC transporter ATP-binding protein: MNEPSHIAQVDAEQLDGQVNLYQPASSILELRAVSCAYDPSRPAIHDISFSAQEGEILCLLGPSGCGKTTILRAIAGLEPVQVGQIFLSGRLVSSSSETIPTEDRRVGMVFQEYALFPHLRVADNIAFGLRHLSRAERRCRVQDMLRLTGLEGLDRRYPHELSGGQQQRVALSRALVQHPVLLLLDEPFSNLDPDMAGRMRQELHALLHRMKTTTILVTHDHHEAFAMADRIAVLNQGMLEQLDSPELIYHLPATRFVADFVDQADFITGQVREGLVHTELGEFPNTLNRPEESEVVVMIRPDDIQLVPNKSAKPRIAARLFRGSENLYTIRLPSGQMVHSSESSTSLYEEGTAVELRVSATHTVVFPAEQSSRS, encoded by the coding sequence ATGAACGAACCATCGCACATCGCACAGGTGGATGCCGAACAGCTCGACGGCCAAGTGAATCTCTACCAGCCGGCCTCTTCCATCTTGGAGCTTCGTGCCGTGTCCTGTGCCTATGATCCAAGCAGGCCTGCGATCCACGATATTTCATTTTCCGCGCAGGAAGGTGAAATTCTCTGTCTGCTCGGTCCATCAGGCTGCGGCAAGACGACCATTTTGCGGGCGATCGCGGGTCTCGAACCGGTGCAGGTCGGACAGATTTTTTTGTCAGGCCGGTTAGTCTCATCCTCCTCGGAAACGATTCCGACGGAGGACCGCCGAGTAGGCATGGTCTTTCAAGAGTACGCGCTCTTTCCACATTTGCGCGTCGCCGACAACATCGCCTTCGGGCTCCGCCACCTGTCGCGGGCGGAGCGGAGATGTCGTGTCCAAGACATGCTGCGGCTGACCGGCCTCGAAGGACTCGACCGACGTTACCCGCATGAGTTATCGGGAGGACAACAGCAACGAGTGGCCCTTTCACGCGCTCTCGTGCAGCATCCCGTCTTGCTCCTCCTGGATGAGCCGTTCAGCAACCTGGATCCCGATATGGCCGGCCGCATGCGGCAAGAGCTCCATGCCCTGTTGCATCGGATGAAAACCACGACGATTCTCGTGACGCACGATCACCACGAAGCCTTTGCCATGGCCGACCGCATCGCCGTACTCAATCAGGGAATGCTCGAACAGTTGGATTCGCCGGAGCTCATTTACCATCTTCCGGCTACAAGGTTCGTGGCCGATTTTGTGGACCAAGCCGACTTTATCACCGGACAGGTCCGCGAGGGCCTGGTCCATACTGAACTCGGAGAGTTCCCCAATACCCTCAATCGCCCCGAGGAAAGCGAAGTCGTCGTGATGATTCGCCCCGACGACATCCAGCTGGTGCCCAACAAATCGGCGAAGCCGCGTATTGCGGCTCGCCTGTTCCGAGGTTCGGAGAACCTCTATACGATCCGTCTGCCCTCCGGACAGATGGTCCACAGCAGCGAAAGCTCAACCAGCCTCTACGAGGAAGGGACCGCCGTGGAACTCCGCGTCTCTGCCACGCACACTGTGGTGTTTCCTGCCGAACAGTCTTCTCGTTCGTAG
- a CDS encoding carboxypeptidase M32 yields MKTLATLEPLTTRLLEIQRINSAASVLSWDQETYMPVGGGEARAEQIAVLQGLAHQKLVSPDVQQLLAQWVDPATGQTADQSGETWDEPSRSLLREVWRDFSRAKKLPSDFVVKLSRECSLAQQVWAEAKDQNRFAMFLPNLRTVLQLKREEAEYLGYQDSPYNALLDVYEPGATIAGLQPVFAAVKARLVPLLKRITQSPVHIDDEVLRHSYDQTRQLEFGRLVLIAMGYDFERGRLDLSAHPFTTSFHPTDVRVTTRVHEHELQSCLFSCIHEGGHGLYDQGLDQRYFGTPLGDSVSLGIHESQSRLWENCVGRSRAFWRFFYPILQQTFHHQLGGVDIDRFYAAINRVKPSLIRVEADELTYNLHIMLRFEIEQALVENKTQPDDLPAIWNQKMKDYLGIVPTSDAEGVLQDVHWSFGAFGYFPTYTLGNLYSVQFFEQAKLEISHLEDEIAAGRLLILRRWLEQKIHRWGRMFTPAHLAQRVTGSTISPEPFLNYVEKKYGELYQL; encoded by the coding sequence TTGAAGACGCTCGCGACGTTGGAACCCCTTACGACCAGACTGCTTGAAATTCAACGCATCAATAGCGCCGCCTCGGTCTTGTCTTGGGATCAAGAAACTTATATGCCGGTCGGCGGGGGGGAAGCGCGAGCTGAACAGATCGCCGTGCTTCAGGGCCTGGCCCATCAGAAATTGGTCTCGCCGGACGTTCAGCAGCTCTTGGCTCAATGGGTCGATCCTGCTACCGGCCAGACAGCCGACCAATCTGGTGAGACGTGGGATGAGCCGTCACGCTCGCTCTTGCGCGAAGTGTGGCGGGATTTCAGCCGCGCGAAGAAGCTACCATCCGATTTCGTCGTGAAGCTGAGCCGCGAATGTTCGCTGGCCCAGCAAGTGTGGGCGGAGGCAAAAGACCAAAATAGATTCGCGATGTTTCTACCGAACCTCCGGACGGTGCTGCAGCTCAAGCGGGAGGAAGCCGAGTATCTCGGATATCAGGATTCGCCCTACAACGCCCTGTTGGATGTCTATGAACCAGGCGCGACCATAGCCGGCCTCCAGCCGGTGTTTGCCGCAGTCAAAGCGCGTCTCGTGCCCTTGCTGAAGCGAATCACTCAGAGCCCCGTTCACATCGATGACGAAGTATTGCGCCATTCTTATGACCAAACTCGACAGCTGGAGTTCGGCCGATTGGTCTTGATCGCGATGGGCTATGACTTCGAGCGCGGCAGACTGGATCTCTCGGCCCATCCCTTCACAACCTCGTTTCACCCGACCGACGTGCGCGTGACGACCCGCGTCCACGAACATGAATTACAATCCTGCCTCTTCAGCTGCATCCATGAAGGAGGGCATGGGCTGTATGACCAAGGCCTGGATCAACGGTATTTCGGCACGCCATTGGGCGATTCGGTCTCCCTGGGCATCCATGAAAGCCAGTCTCGCCTCTGGGAAAATTGCGTCGGACGTTCGCGAGCCTTTTGGCGCTTTTTCTACCCGATTTTACAGCAGACGTTTCACCATCAACTGGGCGGCGTAGATATAGACCGGTTCTATGCCGCCATCAATCGCGTGAAGCCGTCGTTGATCCGTGTGGAAGCCGACGAGCTGACCTACAATCTCCATATCATGCTGCGGTTCGAGATCGAGCAAGCGCTCGTGGAAAACAAGACTCAGCCCGACGACTTGCCGGCGATCTGGAATCAGAAGATGAAGGACTATTTGGGCATCGTTCCGACTTCCGACGCGGAAGGGGTGCTGCAGGACGTGCACTGGTCGTTCGGCGCCTTCGGGTATTTCCCCACGTACACCTTGGGCAACCTCTATTCCGTGCAATTCTTCGAGCAGGCCAAGCTAGAGATTTCACATTTGGAGGATGAGATTGCAGCCGGTCGGTTACTGATCTTGCGCCGGTGGCTGGAACAGAAAATTCACCGCTGGGGCCGCATGTTCACGCCAGCCCACCTCGCGCAACGTGTGACCGGTTCGACCATAAGTCCCGAGCCTTTTCTCAACTATGTTGAAAAGAAATACGGCGAGCTCTACCAACTCTGA
- a CDS encoding iron ABC transporter permease: protein MIAIHRPSVSPLQLAVLAGATLILLPLGYVTVLALSADVAIWHRLWTTRVPELLLNTVSLAGAVALLTFVLGVSTAWMVTRFEFPGRRLWEVGLVLPLAMPTYVLAYIYNYLLGFGGPVEQLWQMLAGPQARIISPQSFWGVTIVMALDTFPFVYLLTRSALLSFNVSFEEVARTCGASPLHRTLFVTLPLLRPSIVAGLALVILYVVSDFGAVSLLRYQTLTYAVFQQMTGRSDNQAASILSILLVILALLFLLTERWFRRKSRFYQTSGRFRTPQRIRCRWLHAAALTACLATVIGLAFGIPAYLLVIWSLSPEAQAILDARFFGFVWNSALLSTLAATAGVFVGLPLAYLASRKPTWLNVGCLQAAYAGYVLPGPVAALAVLVLFLKVLPFLYGTVIVLIVAYVLHFLPVGLQSLEPSIQQITPNLEEVARTLGLTVRETWRRVTLPLIRNGVIVAWVLIFLQTMKELPATLLLRPVGFDTLAIRVWLEASEEYYQLAAPSALLIVLVGLPALVLLLSRDWRAA from the coding sequence GTGATTGCCATACACCGACCATCTGTCTCTCCTCTACAACTCGCAGTCCTCGCCGGCGCGACACTGATCCTCCTGCCATTGGGCTATGTCACTGTCCTTGCCTTGTCGGCCGATGTTGCGATTTGGCATCGTCTCTGGACCACCCGTGTCCCTGAGCTGCTGTTGAATACGGTTTCACTGGCCGGTGCCGTGGCCTTGCTCACCTTCGTGCTCGGCGTATCAACCGCCTGGATGGTCACGCGATTCGAATTCCCTGGCCGCCGCCTGTGGGAAGTTGGTCTCGTGTTGCCGCTGGCCATGCCGACGTACGTCTTGGCCTATATCTACAACTATCTCTTGGGATTCGGCGGCCCAGTCGAACAGCTCTGGCAGATGCTCGCAGGACCTCAGGCCAGAATCATCTCACCGCAAAGTTTTTGGGGCGTCACCATCGTAATGGCGCTCGACACGTTTCCTTTCGTCTATCTGCTCACACGTAGTGCGCTGCTGAGTTTTAACGTGTCGTTTGAGGAAGTGGCCCGTACCTGTGGCGCCTCACCACTTCACAGAACGCTGTTCGTCACCCTCCCATTGCTACGCCCGTCCATCGTCGCCGGTCTCGCCCTGGTCATCCTGTACGTCGTCTCAGATTTCGGTGCCGTCTCCCTACTGCGCTACCAAACACTGACCTACGCCGTGTTTCAGCAAATGACCGGCCGGTCCGACAATCAGGCAGCGAGCATCCTAAGCATCTTATTGGTCATCCTGGCGCTCCTGTTCTTATTGACCGAACGATGGTTTCGTCGAAAGAGCCGGTTTTACCAGACCTCCGGACGCTTTCGGACACCGCAACGAATCCGGTGCCGATGGTTGCACGCTGCCGCTCTGACGGCATGCTTGGCCACCGTCATCGGCTTGGCCTTTGGAATCCCGGCCTATCTACTGGTGATATGGAGCCTGTCCCCGGAAGCCCAGGCAATCCTCGACGCCCGCTTCTTCGGGTTTGTGTGGAACAGCGCCTTGCTGTCGACCCTGGCAGCCACGGCAGGAGTGTTCGTCGGACTACCCCTTGCCTACCTGGCTAGCCGCAAACCGACCTGGCTCAATGTCGGCTGTTTGCAGGCTGCTTACGCCGGGTACGTCCTACCAGGACCAGTCGCTGCGCTCGCGGTGTTGGTCCTCTTTCTCAAAGTCCTCCCGTTCTTGTATGGTACAGTGATCGTATTGATCGTCGCCTATGTCCTACATTTTCTCCCAGTCGGCCTCCAGTCGCTCGAACCATCGATTCAACAAATCACGCCTAATTTGGAGGAAGTCGCCCGCACCCTGGGGCTTACCGTCCGAGAAACCTGGCGTCGCGTGACGTTACCCCTCATCCGCAACGGAGTCATCGTGGCGTGGGTCTTGATCTTTTTGCAGACGATGAAAGAACTCCCGGCAACGTTGCTGCTGCGACCGGTGGGATTCGACACCCTGGCAATTCGTGTCTGGCTGGAGGCAAGCGAAGAGTACTATCAGCTGGCGGCTCCATCCGCGTTATTGATCGTGCTCGTCGGCTTACCGGCGCTGGTCTTATTGCTCTCCCGTGATTGGCGGGCAGCGTAG
- a CDS encoding TonB-dependent receptor encodes MKMRSILGALVIAGLTVMPVWAAEMTPEEIKKMVDEAVEKRLQERDRHEGLGEQKEGPPGEETQPGIGSLPEVAKERRREQQAPLSFGSTGSGRLVYAKPFVSSPKAIVGGYADIQFRAQRQASIENGYGGTTNSFDQQRFVPFIYADITEHVKFASEIEFEHGIREDSTQGIEVGIEFATIDYLVAEPINVRAGILLLPIGKFNLLHDSPLNDLTDRPLVSRLVIPSTMSETGAGFYGTFYPGRTGKLDYEFYFTTGPCSYDNDGTPRINEASGTRGARQRKCPADDGLDLNNGKAVVGRMAFSPMLGVEVAGSGYYGNGAPNSSYNPLSIFALDWTLQRGPFELIGEAAWSYARGNARAINGNTIGFAPGSLLTGIPGNSGPGIPPQRGSGFYIQGNYHFMPAFLTKLSPKRFGEGSTFTAVFRYDRVNTDLDNFNGTGGWGNLQQFSFGLNYRPIQDTVFKMSYQYQPMAFNPNTEQRIHDSAFVISAATYF; translated from the coding sequence ATGAAAATGCGGTCAATCCTCGGGGCTCTCGTCATCGCCGGCCTGACAGTCATGCCAGTGTGGGCTGCAGAGATGACCCCGGAGGAGATCAAGAAGATGGTCGATGAAGCAGTGGAAAAACGCCTGCAAGAACGCGACCGCCACGAGGGACTTGGCGAACAGAAGGAGGGTCCCCCGGGTGAAGAGACCCAGCCAGGGATCGGCTCTCTGCCGGAGGTCGCGAAGGAGCGCCGGAGGGAGCAGCAAGCGCCTCTTTCCTTCGGGTCAACCGGGTCTGGCCGGTTGGTGTATGCCAAGCCCTTCGTGTCGTCACCGAAGGCGATTGTGGGCGGCTACGCGGATATTCAATTCCGCGCCCAACGCCAAGCAAGCATCGAGAACGGCTATGGCGGCACAACGAACAGTTTCGATCAGCAGAGGTTCGTCCCCTTTATCTATGCGGACATCACAGAGCACGTGAAGTTCGCGTCTGAAATTGAGTTTGAGCACGGCATTCGTGAGGATTCCACGCAAGGAATAGAAGTCGGGATAGAATTTGCCACTATCGATTACCTCGTCGCGGAACCTATCAACGTTCGCGCCGGAATTTTGCTGCTTCCGATCGGCAAGTTTAACCTGCTGCATGATTCCCCGCTCAATGACCTCACCGATCGTCCCTTGGTCAGTCGGCTGGTTATTCCTAGCACCATGTCTGAAACCGGAGCGGGATTCTACGGAACCTTTTATCCAGGAAGAACCGGCAAGCTGGACTACGAGTTCTATTTCACGACGGGACCATGCTCATACGACAACGACGGAACTCCTAGAATCAACGAGGCAAGTGGCACACGAGGGGCACGGCAGCGGAAGTGCCCGGCTGACGATGGACTGGATCTCAACAACGGTAAGGCAGTTGTCGGACGCATGGCGTTCAGTCCTATGCTCGGAGTCGAAGTGGCGGGGTCTGGTTATTATGGCAATGGAGCACCCAACTCAAGTTACAACCCTCTCAGTATTTTCGCCCTCGACTGGACGCTTCAGCGGGGACCATTTGAACTGATCGGCGAAGCAGCCTGGTCCTATGCAAGGGGAAACGCACGAGCTATTAACGGCAACACGATTGGATTTGCCCCAGGCTCACTCCTGACGGGGATACCCGGCAATAGCGGCCCTGGAATCCCGCCGCAGCGCGGAAGCGGCTTTTATATCCAGGGCAACTATCACTTCATGCCGGCGTTCTTGACAAAACTTTCCCCGAAGCGGTTTGGTGAGGGTTCCACCTTCACAGCTGTATTCCGGTACGACAGGGTGAACACCGATCTGGATAACTTCAATGGCACAGGGGGCTGGGGTAATCTGCAGCAGTTTTCCTTCGGTTTGAACTATCGACCCATCCAGGACACAGTCTTCAAGATGAGCTATCAATATCAGCCGATGGCATTTAATCCCAATACGGAACAACGGATTCACGATAGTGCCTTCGTGATATCGGCAGCCACCTATTTCTAG